The Kluyveromyces lactis strain NRRL Y-1140 chromosome D complete sequence genome has a window encoding:
- the TBF1 gene encoding Tbf1p (weakly similar to uniprot|Q02457 YPL128C Saccharomyces cerevisiae TBF1 TTAGGG repeat binding factor), translating to MSDVVIEHDIHVFDSILRRLPEKTQILLKTLPLLDGVTVQLLRFLSANSLRTILAIISDASPKAFPLEQDLYHSLLALFIKLVSLYNTKPQLLRVSHIFPGVWHDHHPSPSFIQTHERYILLVLRKVNICLFLLTLLKELPFGISFLADNFIEVFCFNVDSSKVEDLITANRSRIVYGRLLKPQTVLYLDLMTQYYISALVSSSTPHTSKSPLLDQVFPDTILDDIKDKTIKYAGKYMQLQIQCTETDFKERCKRRKTAILECPDLQKLMKKYDWEECCKEVFSYGIKRADVLLYGRRGKGLSSVPSRTPTPVETIPAPVQSETLPVEEGESDLVEELPNTINTTEAEVDVKSTVLRTNEPQRRIDLPVKPFKTKPKQKKMWTQEEEDCLKSGLKQCGPAWAKILSLYGPGGTVSESLKNRSQVQLKDKARNWKMHYLKNMKPVPEYLEKVTGDLERGLKSKKKPKSKPKPAV from the coding sequence ATGAGTGATGTTGTAATAGAGCACGATATCCATGTGTTCGATTCGATACTCCGAAGACTACCAGAAAAGACACAAATATTGCTTAAAACACTTCCATTATTAGATGGAGTGACAGTCCAACTGCTTCGGTTTCTCTCTGCTAATTCACTAAGAACTATCCTAGCTATAATATCAGATGCCAGTCCAAAAGCGTTTCCTCTAGAACAAGACCTTTATCATTCTCTGCTAGCATTATTCATAAAGCTCGTATCACTTTACAACACAAAGCCTCAACTGTTGAGAGTATCGCATATTTTCCCAGGTGTGTGGCATGACCACCATCCGTCACCTTCTTTTATACAGACACACGAGAGGTACATCCTTTTAGTTCTTCGAAAGGTTAACAtatgtttgtttttgttgactcttttgaaagagttgCCCTTTGGTATCAGCTTCTTAGCTGACAACTTCATTGAGGTCTTCTGTTTTAACGTTGACAGTTCAAAAGTGGAAGACCTTATCACTGCCAACAGGTCCAGAATAGTTTATGGAAGACTATTAAAACCGCAGACGGTTTTATACCTTGATTTGATGACACAGTACTACATCAGTGCGTTGGTTTCATCTTCGACTCCACACACCAGCAAATCACCACTATTGGATCAAGTTTTCCCCGACACTATCCTGGATGATATCAAGGATAAGACTATAAAATATGCTGGCAAATATATGCAATTGCAAATACAATGCACTGAAACAGATTTTAAAGAAAGATGCAAGCGACGTAAGACTGCCATTCTCGAATGCCCAGACTTAcaaaaattgatgaagaaatacgATTGGGAGGAATGTTGTAAAGAAGTGTTTTCTTACGGGATTAAGCGGGCAGATGTCTTGCTCTATGGTAGAAGAGGCAAGGGATTGAGTTCTGTTCCATCTCGTACACCAACACCTGTAGAAACAATACCAGCTCCGGTACAGAGCGAAACACTTCCAGTTGAAGAGGGGGAAAGCGATCTAGTTGAAGAGTTGCCCAATACTATCAATACTACTGAAGCTGAGGTAGATGTTAAGAGTACAGTGCTAAGGACCAATGAAcctcaaagaagaatagACTTACCCGTTAAGCCCTTCAAGACAAAACCTaagcaaaaaaagatgTGGACacaagaggaagaagattgTTTGAAATCCGGTTTGAAACAGTGCGGACCTGCATGGGCCAAAATATTATCTCTGTACGGTCCTGGAGGAACGGTGTCGGAATCTTTAAAGAACAGGTCCCAAGTTCAACTGAAGGACAAGgcaagaaattggaaaatgcACTACTtaaaaaatatgaaacCAGTTCCAGAGTACTTGGAGAAGGTGACAGGTGATTTAGAAAGAGGTCTGAAAAGCAAGAAGAAACCCAAATCCAAGCCCAAACCAGCGGTCTGA
- the STE4 gene encoding G protein subunit beta (similar to uniprot|P18851 YOR212W Saccharomyces cerevisiae STE4 G protein beta subunit) — MEVDSAEYAIRPQELIVHDYHYPNMNSAGTVEDKIRTAKTECKQLYDQINRIKGKIQDTQLMNLSHGVNSLHELNLQPVRTLKGHNNKISDVKWSQDSASVLSSSQDGFIIIWDPFTGLKKSAIPLLSQWVLSSAISPSGNLVASAGLDNHCSVYRVSRDNRIQQNVISIFKGHTCYISATEFLDERTILTASGDMTCAMWDIPKSKRVTEFIDHLGDVLTMDLPPANTGRYGHNFITGGSDGYAYLWDVRQPNSAQSFFISDSDVSAIKFFNNGESFMAGSDDGSARLFDLRSDCQISTYSFSDGLLQQHQLQQQHHPHPHSHAYSRIQKNRYGSSSSSTSSYPIVKTPQSLNFKESCIEDQGVISIDFSSSGRLMYACYADYGCAVWDIIKGEMIGKVDGHRNRINAVKTSPDGMAVVSSSWDMTLKVWTPVHQ; from the coding sequence ATGGAAGTCGATTCAGCAGAATATGCAATTCGTCCACAGGAACTGATTGTGCACGATTACCATTATCCCAATATGAATTCAGCTGGTACAGTGGAGGACAAAATAAGGACAGCAAAGACGGAGTGCAAGCAGTTATACGACCAAATCAACAGAATTAAAGGCAAAATTCAAGACACtcaattgatgaacttGTCTCACGGCGTCAATTCATTACACGAGTTAAACTTACAACCGGTTCGAACTTTGAAAGGacataataataaaatctCAGACGTAAAATGGAGCCAGGATTCGGCAAGCGTACTCAGCTCGAGCCAAGACGGGTTTATAATCATATGGGATCCCTTCACTGGGCTTAAAAAAAGCGCTATCCCCTTGTTATCCCAATGGGTCTTGAGTAGCGCTATCAGTCCCAGCGGAAATCTGGTTGCAAGTGCGGGTTTGGACAATCATTGTTCAGTGTATCGTGTTTCAAGAGATAATAGAATACAACAGAATGTGATTTCCATCTTCAAGGGCCATACCTGCTACATTTCAGCTACGGAGTTTCTTGATGAGAGGACTATTTTGACTGCAAGTGGTGATATGACATGCGCTATGTGGGATATTCCTAAAAGTAAAAGAGTTACGGAATTTATAGATCACTTAGGCGATGTCTTGACCATGGATTTACCACCAGCAAACACTGGTCGATATGGTCATAATTTCATCACCGGAGGATCGGACGGGTATGCGTATCTATGGGATGTTAGACAGCCGAATTCAGCCCAAAGTTTTTTCATCAGTGATAGTGATGTTAGTGCcatcaaatttttcaacaatggaGAATCCTTCATGGCGGGTTCAGATGATGGTAGCGCTAGGTTATTTGACTTAAGAAGTGATTGTCAGATATCGACGTACTCATTTTCAGACGGTTTACTTCAGCAGCACCAgcttcaacaacaacatcatcctcatcctcattCTCATGCTTATTCTCgtattcaaaaaaatcgGTATGGctcatcctcttcttcaacttcgtCTTATCCAATTGTAAAAACACCtcaatctttgaatttcaaGGAAAGTTGTATCGAAGATCAAGGAGTCATATCAATAGATTTCAGCTCTTCTGGTAGATTGATGTACGCTTGTTATGCGGATTACGGGTGTGCAGTATGGGATATTATCAAAGGAGAAATGATTGGCAAAGTTGATGGTCATCGAAACAGAATAAATGCCGTCAAGACGAGCCCTGATGGAATGGCAGTAGTGTCTAGCTCATGGGATATGACCCTAAAAGTTTGGACACCGGTTCATCAGTGA
- a CDS encoding uncharacterized protein (similar to uniprot|Q75C19 Ashbya gossypii ACR098C ACR098Cp and some similarites with YPL129W uniprot|P35189 Saccharomyces cerevisiae YPL129W TAF14 Subunit (30 kDa) of TFIID TFIIF and SWI/SNF complexes involved in RNA polymerase II transcription initiation and in chromatin modification contains a YEATS domain) produces the protein MQLFILDEEGNEQPATLFDYVTYHLHPTFERPLRKLTEPPFTLDEQGWGEFELKIIAKVKFCSTTYTFHHELSFDNNAYNVDYEGRFPYHQTKLREELLNSGSVPIYNEDEISLGQVTNLQRAINLISVSDVDTIQKVINTIVTFPPVSEEIAKRRHQEDDIVILLSQIPNQLLNKICRLVEASSAAS, from the coding sequence ATGCAATTATTTATattagatgaagaaggaaacGAGCAACCGGCCACCTTATTTGATTATGTTACCTATCACCTTCATCCCACATTTGAACGACCACTACGAAAACTCACGGAACCTCCCTTCACCCTAGATGAGCAAGGTTGGGGTGAGTTTGAGCTAAAGATAATAGCAAAGGTCAAATTTTGCTCGACAACTTACACTTTTCATCACGAACTATCCTTCGATAATAATGCGTACAATGTTGATTATGAGGGAAGGTTTCCCTACCATCAAACCAAACTGCGGGAAGAGTTATTAAATTCTGGCAGTGTACCAATTTacaatgaagatgaaataaGTTTGGGTCAAGTTACAAACTTACAAAGGGCTATTAATCTTATATCGGTATCTGATGTTGATACTATTCAAAAGGTAATTAATACAATTGTTACATTTCCTCCGGtatctgaagaaattgcTAAGAGACGTCATCAAGAGGATGACATTGTAATATTATTGTCTCAAATTCCGAACCAGCTGCTCAATAAAATTTGCAGGTTGGTGGAGGCTTCCTCAGCTGCATCTTAA
- a CDS encoding uncharacterized protein (similar to uniprot|P35189 Saccharomyces cerevisiae YPL129W TAF14 Subunit(30 kDa) of TFIID, TFIIF, and SWI/SNF complexes,involved in RNA polymerase II transcription initiation and in chromatin modification, contains a YEATS domain): MVSTVKRTVRIKTKQSVLPDVPPPVENFPMRQWTIELVLLDEQGNEIPATIFDKVVYHLHPTFANPHRTFTEPPFRIEEQGWGGFELLISAHLLEKGGEKKITHDLHFMKDAYEIDHVIQVPTNKPLLRAELEKSGPVDEVASTAAATPNATATAATTPGDKRKASTVNGDVKTKKAKTASASTVKGSVNLEKLAFGLTKLNEDTLVGVVQMITDNKTPEMNITNNIEEGEFVIDLYSLPESLLKSLWEYVKKNTE; encoded by the exons ATGGTGTCG ACTGTGAAGAGAACGGTCAGAATTAAGACCAAGCAATCTGTCCTACCGGATGTACCACCTCCAGTAGAAAACTTTCCTATGCGTCAATGGACCATTGAATTAGTTCTTTTGGATGAACAAGGAAACGAAATTCCAGCCACGATATTTGATAAGGTAGTGTATCATTTGCATCCAACTTTTGCAAACCCTCATAGAACATTCACGGAACCTCCTTttagaattgaagaacaaggCTGGGGTGGCTTTGAATTGTTGATAAGTGCGCATCTTCTTGAGAAAGGGGGCGAGAAGAAGATAACTCACGACCTACATTTCATGAAAGATGCCtatgaaattgatcatgTAATCCAAGTTCCTACCAATAAGCCTCTTCTAAGAGCAGAACTAGAGAAAAGTGGACCTGTCGATGAAGTAgcatcaacagcagcagcaactCCAAATGCAACAGCGACAGCTGCCACCACTCCAGGTGACAAGAGAAAAGCATCTACTGTCAATGGTGATGtaaaaacgaaaaaagCCAAGACCGCCTCCGCTTCAACAGTGAAAGGCTCTGTGAACTTGGAAAAGTTAGCATTTGGCTTAACAAAACTAAACGAGGATACATTGGTTGGAGTAGTACAAATGATAACTGATAACAAAACTCCAGAAATGAATATTACGAACAATATCGAAGAAGGTGAGTTCGTTATTGATTTATATAGCTTGCCTGAAAGTCTATTGAAGAGTTTATGGGAATACGTCAAGAAAAACACCGAGTAA
- the AIM41 gene encoding Aim41p (similar to uniprot|Q12032 YOR215C Saccharomyces cerevisiae Hypothetical ORF) encodes MLRCVIPSVRATATTRTFVRFASSQGYIDGIAALKQDLKKAMLAKDNLRKTTIRGVLSTIKNKEIDSKDKDLDEFVLYDVYAKLISQRKDSIAEFVKNKREDLVEKEANEIKILENYQTALPVASREEVDARVVQILTDLKESEPSIQLKQVFGKIDWKTLPGELKASPAAIRSSISSQFKKVFQ; translated from the coding sequence ATGTTAAGATGTGTTATCCCAAGCGTTCGCGCTACTGCAACGACCAGAACCTTTGTTAGATTTGCCAGTTCTCAAGGCTACATTGATGGGATCGCTGCATTAAAACAAGACTTGAAGAAGGCAATGCTTGCAAAAGACAACCTAAGAAAGACAACCATTAGAGGTGTACTATCTACAATTAAGAACAAGGAAATTGACAGTAAGGATAAGGATCTAGATGAATTTGTATTGTATGATGTGTACGCCAAGTTAATCTCGCAAAGGAAGGACTCCATCGCTGAATTTGTTAAAAATAAGAGAGAAGATTTGGTAGAGAAAGAAGCCAATGAGATAAAGATCCTCGAGAATTATCAGACTGCCTTGCCTGTTGCTTCTAGGGAGGAAGTAGACGCTCGTGTTGTGCAGATTTTAACAGATCTAAAAGAATCAGAGCCATCTATACAATTGAAGCAGGTCTTCGGAAAAATTGACTGGAAAACACTACCAGGCGAATTGAAGGCATCTCCAGCTGCTATCAGGTCCAGTATTAGCTCTCAATTTAAGAAAGTGTTCCAATAA
- the RUD3 gene encoding Rud3p (similar to uniprot|Q12234 YOR216C Saccharomyces cerevisiae RUD3 Golgi matrix protein that is involved in the structural organization of the cis-Golgi) has product MAKNKKKGNNSNNKSKSAGSAKDVKATEPVQEVVPENDGAKAVAVPDDSLENSDGADQSTVEAVVTVKTDDKPSKPEPEEQQSHEATTNSNAEAEPHSDSEENDLQRVKEERDQYELKYNTLLSKISSMKTVFSQMKQAQQELENTREQLNEYENQNINLKQKLKSADSEIQEDKQTISILNDEIVNLNKECENLSNECSEFKSKIKELESKLNEASNEESNITSCLKSEVKSLKSQIDNLEIIINNEAQDKRDLEEQIADYKQQLEQSDETKKQLDNIMSNLEKQINDNNTTIETLTKQRTTEVNQFTEEIAQLTKNNEEKATEINSLRAKVASMSEDVALKEKFEREVKERVLQIGKLRHEAIILNEHLTKALAMLKQNNDSESVDKELISNLFISFVTIPRGDPKKFEVLELISSFLNWDTDKKTQAGLIQNMSNTNSESRTQNFVSLWTEFLEKESEK; this is encoded by the coding sequence atggccaagaacaagaagaagggCAACAACAGTAACAATAAATCAAAGTCTGCTGGTTCAGCAAAAGATGTCAAGGCTACAGAGCCAGTCCAAGAAGTGGTTCCTGAAAATGATGGCGCTAAAGCTGTCGCGGTACCGGATGATTCTCTAGAAAACTCTGATGGTGCTGACCAGTCAACTGTGGAAGCGGTTGTTACTGTGAAAACAGATGACAAGCCATCGAAACCTGAACCAGAGGAACAGCAATCACACGAAGCCACAACAAACTCTAATGCAGAGGCAGAACCGCACAGTGATTCTGAGGAGAACGATCTACAGCGTGTTAAAGAGGAAAGAGATCAGTACGAATTGAAGTATAACACTCTTTTGAGTAAAATCTCATCTATGAAGACCGTGTTCAGTCAAATGAAGCAAGCTCAACAGGAACTGGAAAACACTCGTGAGCAGTTGAATGAGTATGAGAATCAGAATATAAATTTAAAACAGAAGCTAAAATCTGCTGATTCAGAAATCCAAGAGGACAAGCAAACCATTTctattttgaatgatgaaatCGTCAATCTCAATAAAGAATGTGAAAATTTGAGTAATGAATGTTCAGAATTCAAgtccaaaatcaaagaattggaatctAAGTTGAACGAGGCATCTAACGAGGAGTCTAACATTACTTCTTGTCTTAAATCTGAAGTCAAAAGCTTAAAATCTCAGATCGATAATTTagaaattatcatcaacaatgaGGCACAAGATAAAAGAGATTTAGAAGAGCAGATAGCTGACTACAAACAGCAATTAGAACAAAGTGATGAAACTAAGAAACAGCTTGATAATATAATGTCAAATTTAGAAAAGCAAATAAATGATAACAACACTACTATTGAGACTCTAACCAAACAACGGACAACAGAAGTCAACCAATTCACCGAGGAAATAGCACAATTAACgaaaaataatgaagaaaaagctaCCGAAATCAATAGTTTGAGGGCAAAAGTAGCGTCCATGAGTGAAGATGTAGCATTAAAGGAGAAATTTGAACGAGaggtgaaagaaagagttcTACAGATAGGAAAACTACGCCACGAGGCTATCATATTAAATGAACATCTAACAAAAGCATTAGCGATGCTAAAGCAAAACAATGATTCTGAAAGTGTCGACAAAGAGTTGATATCTAACCTTTTCATCTCATTTGTTACTATCCCAAGAGGtgatccaaagaaatttgaagtCTTGGAATTAATTTCAAGTTTCCTTAACTGGGACACCGATAAAAAGACTCAAGCTGGTCTCATTCAGAATATGAGCAATACAAACTCCGAATCGCGAACCCAGAATTTCGTTTCTCTCTGGACTGAATTCCTAGAAAAGGAAAGCGAGAAGTGA
- the RFC1 gene encoding replication factor C subunit 1 (similar to uniprot|P38630 Saccharomyces cerevisiae YOR217W RFC1 Subunit of heteropentameric Replication factor C (RF-C) which is a DNA binding protein and ATPase that acts as a clamp loader of the proliferating cell nuclear antigen (PCNA) processivity factor for DNA polymerases delta and epsilon), whose protein sequence is MGDITDKLRAAKNKRAGHGTNHASPKKPKKVKSQAAETIDLDLDDDELELLASQPRRSRSNTTAADEKEQSPAKKPRISEPSSNGLTKPDVSRVKKSDSPQTVKELLDSIPSVDLDNVTTKEATQFSWKGAGGDGSGASSELEIPEGQANCLLGLTIVFTGTLPNLDRSTSENLAKRYGARVTKSISKNTSVVVLGEEAGPKKLENIKKLGIKAIDEEGFKRLIAGMPAGGGDNQQADKARRKLQEQQEQAMKEAEQMAKEQEEREKKDKLSVGKDVNLSSKSTVTEDSKLWTTKYAPTDLRQLCGNKGAIQKLKTWLESWSSGKKPSMRAVMLSGPPGIGKTTAAHLVAKSLGYDVLEKNASDVRSKGLLNASVKFALDHKSVIGMFKSISDDHYSKNGKRFVIIMDEVDGMSGGDRGGVGQLAQYCRKTNTPMILICNERNLPKMRPFDHSVLDIPFRRPDAQAVKARLMTIAMREKFKLDPNVIDRLVSVTRGDMRQIINLLSTVTTTSKSIGSDNIKSLSDNWEKNVALKIFDITPKLLSGGIYTENGAKQFPLYKKMELYFDDFDFTPLMIQENYTSTTPTLLRKGQTHLNAVAAAAESISEGDLVDKKIRSAEQQWSLLPLHAVLSTVRPASMVAGNVTRRINFSAFLGQNSKTGKFYRLLQDIQYHTRLSTSTNKMGLRLQYMPTMKRHLLDPLLRDGSAAIENVINFMDDYYLSKDHWDSIMQFYVGTDDTTAALKSIPSSTKSAFTRAYNNVSHPTPIMKLGVSTGRATAAARPDFEDVVDNDDEVPVEEENPKDEDEIDFKKDKFIKQVGKKKTKSKTKKVSSKK, encoded by the coding sequence ATGGGAGACATAACGGATAAATTGAGAGCTGCAAAAAATAAGAGGGCAGGGCACGGAACAAATCATGCTTCACCCAAGAAGCCCAAGAAGGTCAAGAGCCAGGCTGCTGAAACGATTGACTTGGATTTGGATGACGACGAACTAGAATTGCTGGCGTCACAACCGAGAAGAAGCCGGAGCAATACTACCGCAGCCGATGAGAAAGAGCAGTCACCTGcaaagaaaccaaggatAAGTGAACCTTCATCGAACGGATTGACTAAACCAGACGTTAGTAGGGTTAAAAAAAGCGATTCTCCGCAAACTGTAAAAGAGCTTTTAGACTCTATACCTTCTGTTGATCTTGATAATGTTACGACGAAAGAAGCCACGCAGTTTTCATGGAAAGGTGCAGGAGGTGATGGTTCTGGTGCATCCAGTGAATTGGAGATCCCAGAGGGTCAAGCAAACTGTTTGCTCGGGCTAACCATTGTATTCACAGGTACTTTGCCTAATCTTGACAGATCTACCTCAGAAAATCTAGCAAAGAGATATGGTGCTCGTGTCACCAAATCTATTTCCAAGAACACATCCGTTGTTGTGTTAGGGGAAGAAGCAGGACCTAAAAAGCTCGAGAACATCAAGAAGTTGGGTATAAAGGccattgatgaagaaggGTTCAAGAGACTAATTGCAGGTATGCCTGCAGGTGGTGGTGATAACCAACAAGCAGACAAAGCTAGAAGGAAGTTAcaagaacaacaagaacaagcGATGAAAGAAGCTGAACAAATGGCGAAGGAACAAGAGGAACgtgaaaagaaggataaACTATCGGTGGGAAAAGATGTCAATCTTTCAAGTAAAAGTACTGTTACTGAAGACAGTAAGTTATGGACCACGAAATATGCGCCTACTGATTTAAGACAACTTTGTGGTAATAAAGGAGCcatccaaaaattgaaaacttggtTAGAGAGCTGGAGTTCTGGGAAAAAGCCTAGTATGAGAGCAGTGATGTTATCAGGTCCACCAGGTATTGGCAAGACGACAGCCGCTCATTTAGTGGCGAAATCTTTGGGATATGATGTTTTAGAGAAAAATGCATCTGACGTTCGTTCCAAGGGTCTGTTGAATGCCAGTGTCAAATTTGCGTTGGATCATAAATCAGTCATTGGGATGTTCAAAAGCATATCAGATGACCATTACTCTAAAAATGGGAAACGTTTTGTAATTATCATGGATGAAGTTGATGGTATGAGTGGAGGTGATAGAGGTGGTGTGGGACAGCTTGCGCAGTATTGCAGGAAAACCAACACCCCTATGATTTTGATCTGCAATGAGCGTAACTTGCCCAAAATGAGGCCATTTGATCATTCCGTCTTGGATATACCTTTCAGACGACCAGATGCACAAGCTGTTAAGGCCCGTCTTATGACAATTGCGATGCGAGAAAAATTTAAACTCGATCCTAACGTTATTGATAGACTTGTTTCAGTTACTCGCGGTGATATGAGACAAATAATTAATCTCCTATCAACGGTTACTACAACTTCTAAGTCCATCGGAAGCGATAATATCAAATCGCTGTCTGACAACTGGGAGAAGAACGTCGCTTTgaaaatatttgatatcacACCCAAGCTTTTGAGTGGAGGCATATACACAGAAAATGGAGCCAAGCAATTTCCATTATATAAGAAAATGGAGTTATATTTTGACGACTTTGATTTTACACCTTTGATGATACAGGAAAACTACACCTCAACAACACCTACTTTATTAAGAAAGGGCCAAACACATCTAAatgctgttgctgctgctgccgAATCTATTTCAGAGGGAGACCTTGTCGACAAAAAAATTCGTAGTGCCGAGCAGCAGTGGTCTCTGTTGCCTCTACATGCTGTCTTATCAACTGTAAGACCTGCCTCAATGGTCGCCGGTAATGTTACCAGAAGGATTAATTTCTCGGCCTTCCTAGGGCAGAACTCTAAGACGGGTAAATTTTACAGACTTTTACAGGACATTCAGTATCACACAAGGTTGAGCACTTCTACGAATAAAATGGGATTACGTCTACAGTATATGCCAACAATGAAAAGACATTTACTTGACCCTCTTCTTCGTGATGGTTCTGCCGCGATTGAGAATGTTATTAATTTCATGGACGATTATTACCTTTCAAAAGATCATTGGGACTCGATAATGCAATTCTATGTTGGTACTGATGACACCACAGCAGCATTAAAATCGATACCATCCAGTACTAAATCAGCTTTCACTCGGGCCTATAATAATGTCTCGCACCCAACTCCTATAATGAAACTAGGAGTAAGCACTGGAAGGGCCACTGCTGCGGCACGTCCAGATTTCGAGGATGTTGTCGATAATGACGATGAGGTCCcagtagaagaagagaatcCTAAggacgaagatgaaatcgattttaagaaagataaattcatcaagCAAGTCggtaaaaagaaaaccaaatccaaaacaaagaaagtttcttccaagaagtAA